A stretch of the Hypomesus transpacificus isolate Combined female chromosome 12, fHypTra1, whole genome shotgun sequence genome encodes the following:
- the LOC124474855 gene encoding thymosin beta-11 yields the protein MSDKPNLEEVTSFDKTKLKKTETQEKNPLPSKETIEQEKQASS from the exons ATGTCTGACAAGCCAAATCTCGAGGAGGTTACCAGCTTCGACAAGACGAAGCTGAAGAAGACTGAGACGCAGGAGAAAAATCCCCTGCCCTCAAAAGAAA CCATTGAACAGGAGAAGCAGGCGTCTTCGTGA